The Arachis hypogaea cultivar Tifrunner chromosome 19, arahy.Tifrunner.gnm2.J5K5, whole genome shotgun sequence genome has a window encoding:
- the LOC140182290 gene encoding uncharacterized protein encodes MKREDEDVTRERRRLFRRALSSLLGSIEAAATARACHAPVLTFGFDFSASRGLGPNDIAAEITRKMSQLNPNSSRCGNCGVGDYDVSVVIDSGSSCVQTEGSEAQCPLKCGKVIFGGKLSDEDFDEMLKRCLGNVGGGGKGYSVVVFNGDKEEGEVRAVVGMYRHAWVLGHILEDEAASRTAEIFARLFMSDGSEGNSIHSEFMPVGADGKFSLLNAEPQDWIYDWYGL; translated from the coding sequence ATGAAGAGAGAGGACGAAGACGTGACGCGAGAGAGAAGGAGGCTGTTCCGCCGTGCACTGTCGTCGCTCCTGGGGTCAATTGAAGCCGCCGCCACTGCTAGGGCTTGCCATGCTCCTGTTCTCACTTTCGGCTTTGACTTCTCCGCTTCTCGCGGCCTCGGTCCAAACGACATCGCAGCAGAAATTACCCGCAAGATGTCCCAACTGAACCCTAACTCCTCGCGATGCGGCAATTGCGGCGTCGGTGACTACGACGTCTCTGTGGTCATCGATTCGGGCTCCAGTTGCGTGCAGACGGAGGGTTCGGAAGCTCAGTGTCCGTTGAAGTGTGGTAAAGTTATTTTTGGCGGGAAGTTGAGTGACGAAGATTTTGATGAGATGCTGAAGCGTTGTTTGGGGAATGTAGGCGGTGGAGGGAAGGGTTATAGTGTTGTGGTTTTTAATGGGGACAAGGAGGAAGGGGAAGTGAGGGCTGTGGTGGGTATGTACCGGCATGCGTGGGTACTCGGCCACATTTTGGAGGATGAGGCGGCTTCAAGGACAGCTGAGATCTTTGCCAGGTTGTTTATGAGTGACGGGAGTGAAGGGAATTCGATTCACAGTGAGTTCATGCCGGTTGGTGCTGATGGCAAGTTCAGTTTGCTCAATGCAGAGCCACAAGATTGGATATATGATTGGTATGGATTGTGA
- the LOC112778483 gene encoding uncharacterized protein codes for MLHPVIQALQPIANITVESQVLYYTPKSSFLYWDDIHGSHIFSTKDLPFFLNSNEWHLDTSVAAGGRSKVLQLVVYIPSAKECPLQLELPNGDLSKTNGFISPMWGGVVVWNPESCVNDLESKDPDRRVISPQVFLLVC; via the exons ATGTTGCATCCTGTGATCCAAGCTTTGCAACCTATAGCAAACATAACGGTTGAAAGCCAG GTTTTATACTACACGCCAAAGTCTTCTTTTTTGTACTGGGATGATATACACGGAAGCCACATATTCAGTACCAAGGATCTTCCTTTCTTT CTTAATTCAAATGAGTGGCATCTAGATACTTCAGTTGCAGCGGGAGGGAGATCTAAAGTATTGCAACTTGTGGT GTATATACCATCTGCAAAGGAATGTCCTCTGCAATTGGAGCTTCCAAATGGAGATCTCTCCAAGACTAATGGCTTTATATCTCCT ATGTGGGGTggtgttgttgtatggaatcccgAAAGTTGTGTAAATGATTTGGAGAGTAAAGATCCAGACAGACGTGTGATTTCTCCCCAGGTTTTCCTTTTAGTTTGTTAA